The Armatimonadota bacterium genome includes a window with the following:
- the nuoB2 gene encoding NADH-quinone oxidoreductase subunit B 2: protein MGVMDLQSEGAIVTTKLDTLVNAARSSSLWYMLFGLACCAIEMMATGAARYDFDRFGMIFRASPRQCDLMIVAGTVTKKMAPRVRRLWEQMAEPRYVLAMGSCAVSGGPFYDSYAVVNGVDQIVPVDMYVPGCPPRPEALLQGVLELQRRIRSGEIPPVRPVEPPPRPDLAYETERTT from the coding sequence ATGGGAGTGATGGACCTTCAGTCCGAAGGGGCCATTGTTACGACGAAGCTGGATACGCTGGTCAACGCTGCCCGTAGTTCGTCGCTCTGGTACATGCTCTTCGGGCTGGCCTGCTGCGCCATCGAGATGATGGCCACCGGCGCCGCGCGCTACGATTTCGACCGGTTTGGCATGATCTTCCGCGCATCGCCCCGCCAGTGCGACTTGATGATCGTCGCCGGGACGGTGACCAAAAAGATGGCTCCGCGTGTTCGGCGCCTGTGGGAGCAGATGGCCGAGCCGCGCTACGTGCTGGCCATGGGGAGCTGCGCCGTGTCGGGAGGCCCGTTCTATGATTCCTACGCCGTGGTGAACGGGGTGGATCAGATCGTGCCGGTGGATATGTACGTCCCGGGCTGCCCGCCGCGGCCGGAGGCCCTGCTGCAGGGTGTGCTTGAGCTTCAGCGGCGCATCCGGTCCGGCGAGATTCCCCCAGTGCGCCCCGTGGAACCACCACCCCGTCCGGACCTGGCCTACGAAACGGAGCGCACCACGTGA
- the nuoA gene encoding NADH-quinone oxidoreductase subunit A, producing the protein MPSDYLTVLVFAAVGAGFAIFSLLLSRLVRRDNPAGQKLETYECGEEPVGQAWSRFRVGFYIFTLIFVIFEVETVFMFPAFLRLEWFSANGMGLLALLEILLFVGILLLGLVYAWKKGVLTWE; encoded by the coding sequence ATGCCGTCCGATTATCTGACCGTACTTGTCTTCGCAGCGGTCGGAGCGGGGTTCGCAATCTTTTCCCTTCTCTTGTCCCGGCTGGTGCGCCGGGACAACCCGGCCGGTCAGAAGCTGGAAACTTATGAATGCGGCGAAGAGCCTGTGGGACAGGCCTGGTCGCGCTTTCGGGTGGGGTTCTACATCTTCACCCTGATTTTCGTCATCTTTGAAGTGGAAACCGTCTTCATGTTCCCCGCCTTTCTCCGTCTGGAATGGTTTAGCGCGAACGGGATGGGTCTTCTGGCTCTGCTGGAGATCCTGCTGTTTGTGGGAATACTCCTCCTCGGGCTGGTTTATGCCTGGAAGAAGGGGGTGCTGACATGGGAGTGA
- a CDS encoding thiol:disulfide interchange protein, translating into MSRPTLRIAVAVFAVAILVAGAVLAQKVRSGSLAPDFTAKDVNGKMFKLSSYKGKVIFLNFFATWCPPCREEFPELVKLHEKYRKNSNVLVVSVALERPETMRNLKPFLEKNKAKHVVLAGPETDSAAEKYEVQYIPTNFLIGKDGKVAGIWGFTGQDDLKKWDAAIRAALEKK; encoded by the coding sequence ATGTCCAGACCGACACTTCGCATCGCCGTGGCGGTATTCGCCGTGGCCATCCTGGTGGCAGGCGCCGTTTTGGCCCAAAAAGTCCGGAGCGGTAGCCTGGCGCCGGATTTCACCGCCAAAGACGTGAATGGCAAGATGTTCAAGCTCTCCAGCTACAAAGGGAAGGTGATCTTCCTGAACTTCTTCGCCACCTGGTGTCCGCCGTGCCGGGAGGAGTTCCCCGAGCTGGTGAAGCTACACGAGAAGTATCGGAAGAACAGCAATGTGCTGGTGGTCTCCGTGGCTCTGGAGCGCCCCGAGACCATGCGGAATCTTAAGCCCTTCCTGGAGAAAAACAAGGCCAAGCATGTCGTTCTGGCAGGTCCGGAGACCGACTCCGCCGCCGAGAAATACGAGGTGCAATATATACCCACCAACTTCCTCATCGGCAAGGACGGCAAGGTGGCCGGGATTTGGGGATTTACCGGTCAGGATGACCTGAAGAAGTGGGACGCCGCCATCAGGGCGGCCCTGGAGAAGAAGTGA
- the resA gene encoding thiol-disulfide oxidoreductase ResA produces the protein MSGVSAAGLRPWAALRTAVLAVGIVLTAGALTSAAQPKKGHNAPALEVKDLNGKAFSLKEELKRGPVFVSFWATWCQPCREEFPLVSRLAREWQPKGVRFISVAVWDREDAVRRFVREQKPVQRVAVDQNKKAYNDWDLDAVPASFLVGRDGKIAAFYDVFEATDLPAIGADIRRALRAYGK, from the coding sequence ATGTCCGGCGTTTCTGCCGCTGGCCTTCGGCCCTGGGCTGCCTTGAGGACGGCGGTCCTGGCGGTGGGGATCGTTCTCACAGCAGGCGCGTTGACCAGCGCTGCCCAGCCGAAGAAGGGACATAACGCGCCAGCGCTTGAGGTAAAGGATCTGAACGGGAAGGCCTTCTCCCTGAAGGAAGAGCTGAAGAGAGGGCCGGTGTTCGTCAGTTTCTGGGCCACCTGGTGTCAACCGTGCCGCGAGGAGTTCCCCCTGGTCTCCAGGTTGGCGCGTGAATGGCAGCCGAAGGGCGTTCGGTTCATCAGTGTGGCGGTGTGGGACCGTGAGGATGCGGTCCGCCGCTTCGTCCGGGAGCAGAAGCCGGTCCAACGGGTGGCGGTGGACCAGAACAAGAAGGCCTACAATGACTGGGATCTGGACGCCGTTCCTGCGAGCTTTCTCGTGGGACGTGACGGGAAGATAGCGGCGTTCTACGATGTGTTCGAAGCAACCGATCTGCCTGCCATCGGAGCGGATATCCGCCGGGCTCTGCGCGCGTACGGGAAGTAG
- a CDS encoding type 12 methyltransferase produces the protein MADEHPGIEPEFFDVFHDLLRWGGCEVRRGYGGWVPEVYDLMEGDFEDDIPLVLELAEETGGPVLDLGCGTGRLTIPMLREGLEVFGLDSDARMLEILEQKASLLPPDDQKRLTLLQQDMRVCRTPRPAALAVCSTNTFLYLGSLEDQRRALRGIHGCLMPGGVLWLDVFVPKPNPSADEPYLTSHLNPETGTLLLYGAQTREDHFTERSLVNAFTMLLPRDGRPQVFLQSWTYAWLHPNELRLLLEDSGFRLRTLLGDYDGGEADESSVQMIAIAERRS, from the coding sequence TTGGCGGACGAGCATCCCGGGATCGAGCCGGAGTTCTTCGACGTGTTCCACGACCTGCTCCGGTGGGGCGGCTGCGAGGTGCGCAGAGGGTACGGCGGCTGGGTCCCCGAGGTATATGACCTGATGGAAGGAGATTTTGAGGACGACATCCCGCTGGTCCTCGAGCTTGCCGAGGAGACCGGAGGGCCCGTGCTGGATCTGGGATGCGGAACAGGACGCCTCACAATCCCAATGCTGAGGGAGGGGCTGGAGGTGTTCGGGCTGGATTCGGATGCGCGGATGCTGGAGATTCTGGAGCAGAAAGCCTCCCTGCTTCCGCCAGACGACCAGAAGCGCCTGACCCTCCTGCAGCAGGATATGCGGGTTTGCCGGACGCCGCGCCCGGCGGCTTTGGCAGTATGCTCTACGAACACCTTCCTGTATCTGGGCTCTCTGGAGGATCAGAGGCGAGCCCTCCGCGGCATCCACGGCTGCCTGATGCCCGGCGGCGTCCTCTGGCTGGACGTCTTCGTCCCCAAGCCCAACCCTTCGGCCGACGAGCCCTACTTGACGTCCCACCTGAATCCCGAGACCGGCACGCTGCTTCTCTACGGAGCACAGACGCGCGAGGACCACTTCACGGAACGCAGCCTGGTGAACGCGTTCACAATGCTTCTTCCGCGCGACGGCCGGCCTCAGGTGTTCCTGCAGAGCTGGACCTACGCGTGGCTGCACCCAAACGAGCTCCGGCTGCTGTTGGAGGACTCTGGTTTTCGTCTCAGGACGCTGCTGGGAGACTATGACGGCGGGGAAGCCGATGAGTCGAGCGTTCAGATGATCGCCATTGCGGAGAGGAGGTCGTGA
- a CDS encoding diguanylate cyclase response regulator has protein sequence MKNGEWEALRRAPQRGDMSQNKQTNTLPTVLIVDDTEEIRRLVRIGLKSAGYNTVEASSGQEALFVIETVRPDIMVLDVMMPQMTGFEVLREMKLRFPDLDIPVIMLTAKTETDDKVEGFEAGAQDYMTKPFEPRELAARVKVLLRSKQERERLRIAAEGLQALSTTDELTKLHNRRHLMSRVSEAIAQHIRHGGPVSLLLFDIDRFKSVNDTYGHVAGDDLLRELADVLRPNIREEDVLARYGGEEFVMLLPSIPVDSAVMTAERVRELVAMHEFHCDGHPLRITVSIGVAGLPGDTVRTAEEFIAMADKRLYLAKHLGRNRVVGPEPPAKAEPSAA, from the coding sequence GTGAAGAATGGTGAGTGGGAAGCCTTGCGTCGGGCGCCCCAGCGCGGAGATATGTCACAAAATAAACAGACAAACACGCTGCCTACGGTCCTCATTGTAGACGACACGGAAGAGATCAGAAGGCTGGTCCGGATCGGGCTGAAGTCCGCAGGATACAACACTGTGGAAGCCTCGTCCGGCCAGGAAGCGCTCTTTGTCATAGAGACAGTGCGCCCGGACATCATGGTGCTTGACGTCATGATGCCCCAGATGACCGGATTCGAGGTGCTCCGGGAGATGAAGTTGCGATTCCCGGACCTGGACATCCCTGTCATCATGCTGACCGCCAAGACTGAGACCGACGACAAAGTCGAGGGATTCGAGGCCGGGGCTCAGGATTACATGACCAAGCCTTTCGAGCCGAGGGAGCTCGCCGCACGCGTAAAGGTGCTGCTGCGTAGCAAACAGGAGCGAGAACGTCTGCGGATTGCAGCGGAGGGTCTCCAGGCGCTTTCCACCACCGACGAACTCACCAAACTGCACAACCGGCGGCACCTAATGAGCCGAGTAAGCGAGGCCATCGCCCAGCACATCCGTCACGGAGGTCCAGTCTCACTGCTGCTGTTTGACATAGATCGCTTCAAGTCCGTCAACGACACTTATGGCCACGTGGCGGGTGATGACCTGTTGCGGGAACTGGCCGACGTGCTGCGCCCCAACATCCGTGAGGAGGACGTGTTGGCGCGCTACGGCGGCGAGGAGTTCGTCATGCTGCTTCCTTCCATTCCTGTGGACTCAGCGGTAATGACGGCGGAACGCGTGCGGGAGCTTGTGGCGATGCATGAGTTCCATTGCGACGGCCATCCGCTGCGCATCACGGTGAGCATCGGCGTCGCGGGGTTGCCCGGCGATACGGTCCGCACGGCGGAAGAGTTCATCGCCATGGCGGACAAGAGGCTTTATCTGGCCAAGCATCTGGGACGCAACCGGGTCGTGGGCCCGGAGCCGCCCGCAAAAGCCGAACCCTCCGCCGCCTGA
- a CDS encoding DNA translocase FtsK has translation MRKSSRKTSQTGFSPLACDIAGILVLTLGVISLVSLASPAEETGEIGRDLAHALRLISGAGAYIVPVLAFIVGAMLLFGGLRVRFTRRTFAAVALWLIAISWLHVASLEGPPTAGRVFSPEAMAQGGGYLGAGLSYFLLVALGRTSALALLGGLALAAVIVITDIPVFSTLGQLLRRRREEQPAVVKSSDREMAGRERDKEERRKPEPEPTPQPAPEPAVDRQALIERAIQSRRQALEEDLKEAASAGEVIARPSNAAGNGREESPFTDEAFDDEGFVLPPVSLLDDSPPTPARSAEELSQNVEIIERTLQEFNITANVVEIAHGPTVTRYEIQLAAGIRVNKIVSLADNIAMSLAAINVRVEAPIPGKSAIGVEVPNRHRGLVGLKDVIETPQLRNHPSKLAFPLGLDVAGEPVVADLCSMPHLLVAGATNMGKSIMLNSLISSLLLRTTPRDLRLVLIDPKRVELSLFDGIPHLCAPVIRDAKSAAGILRAAVQEMDRRYDKLAAKGTRNIASYNESVGPRDRLPYIVIVIDELADLMMQAAADVEASICRIAQLARAVGIHLVIATQRPSVDVVTGTIKANIASRIAFAVSSQVDSRTILDQNGAERLIGKGDMLFRPIDAPKPVRIQGAYVSEQEVKRLVDHLREQGRPEFSLKPVEPSVSGDGEFADAEDAAYRDEFYEPAVRLVVSQGRASTSMIQRRFRIGYTRAARLVDAMEKQGIVGPADGANPREVLLSPAQMDELFGLPQGTTAASQDYDEDEG, from the coding sequence ATGCGGAAGTCGTCCAGAAAAACCTCGCAGACGGGCTTCTCCCCGCTGGCCTGCGACATCGCGGGAATTCTGGTGCTGACGCTGGGCGTCATCAGCCTGGTGAGCCTTGCGTCACCGGCAGAGGAGACGGGGGAGATCGGCCGGGATCTGGCGCACGCGCTGCGTCTGATCTCCGGTGCGGGAGCTTACATTGTGCCCGTGCTGGCGTTCATCGTGGGGGCAATGCTGCTGTTCGGCGGGCTGCGGGTCCGCTTCACGCGCAGGACCTTCGCTGCGGTGGCGCTCTGGCTGATCGCGATAAGCTGGCTTCACGTGGCCAGCCTGGAAGGGCCGCCGACAGCCGGTCGGGTGTTCTCCCCGGAGGCGATGGCGCAAGGAGGCGGTTACCTGGGAGCAGGGCTTTCCTACTTCCTGCTGGTGGCGCTGGGGAGGACCAGCGCTCTGGCCCTACTGGGCGGGCTGGCGCTGGCGGCAGTCATCGTCATCACGGACATTCCGGTCTTCTCGACGCTGGGGCAACTCCTGCGCCGCAGACGGGAGGAGCAGCCCGCCGTTGTGAAGTCTTCCGACCGGGAGATGGCCGGCCGCGAGCGGGACAAGGAGGAGCGCAGGAAACCGGAGCCTGAGCCCACGCCGCAACCGGCGCCGGAACCCGCGGTGGACCGTCAGGCGCTCATCGAGCGGGCCATCCAGAGCCGGCGGCAAGCTCTGGAGGAGGATCTGAAGGAAGCAGCATCCGCAGGAGAGGTGATCGCTCGGCCTTCCAACGCTGCCGGCAACGGCCGGGAAGAGTCCCCCTTCACGGACGAAGCATTTGACGACGAAGGCTTCGTCCTGCCTCCTGTCTCGCTACTGGATGACTCTCCGCCCACCCCAGCGCGCAGCGCCGAGGAGTTGAGCCAGAACGTCGAGATTATCGAGCGGACCCTGCAAGAGTTCAACATCACCGCCAACGTCGTGGAGATCGCGCACGGGCCGACGGTGACCCGCTACGAGATCCAGCTTGCGGCCGGGATTCGGGTGAACAAGATCGTCAGCCTGGCGGACAACATCGCAATGTCGCTGGCGGCCATCAACGTGCGCGTGGAGGCGCCCATCCCGGGCAAGTCGGCGATCGGTGTGGAAGTCCCCAACCGGCACAGGGGTCTGGTGGGGCTGAAGGACGTCATCGAGACACCACAGCTCCGGAACCATCCCTCCAAGCTGGCGTTTCCGCTGGGACTGGACGTGGCGGGCGAGCCGGTGGTGGCCGACCTGTGCTCAATGCCTCACCTGCTGGTGGCAGGGGCAACGAACATGGGCAAAAGCATCATGCTCAACTCGTTGATCTCCAGCCTGCTGCTTCGCACCACCCCGCGGGACCTGCGTCTGGTGCTGATAGACCCCAAGCGCGTGGAGCTCAGCCTGTTCGACGGGATTCCGCATCTGTGCGCGCCGGTTATCCGGGACGCGAAGTCCGCTGCGGGGATCCTTCGGGCGGCGGTTCAAGAGATGGACCGCCGCTACGACAAGCTGGCCGCCAAGGGCACGCGCAACATCGCCAGCTACAACGAATCTGTGGGGCCGCGGGACCGTCTCCCGTACATTGTCATCGTCATAGACGAGCTGGCGGACCTGATGATGCAGGCGGCGGCGGACGTGGAGGCCAGCATCTGCCGCATCGCCCAGCTGGCGCGCGCGGTGGGCATTCATCTGGTCATCGCCACTCAGCGCCCCAGTGTGGATGTGGTGACGGGCACCATTAAGGCGAACATCGCGAGCCGCATCGCTTTTGCGGTGAGTTCGCAGGTGGACAGCCGGACCATTTTGGACCAGAATGGGGCGGAGAGGCTCATCGGCAAGGGGGATATGCTCTTCCGTCCCATAGATGCTCCCAAGCCCGTCCGCATCCAGGGAGCTTATGTATCGGAGCAGGAGGTGAAGCGGCTGGTGGACCACCTGCGGGAGCAGGGACGCCCCGAGTTCTCGCTGAAGCCGGTGGAGCCGTCCGTGAGCGGCGACGGAGAGTTCGCCGACGCGGAGGATGCGGCCTACCGGGACGAGTTTTACGAGCCGGCGGTCCGGCTGGTGGTCAGCCAGGGCCGCGCCTCCACCTCCATGATCCAGAGGCGGTTCCGCATAGGATACACGCGCGCCGCCCGGCTGGTGGACGCGATGGAGAAGCAGGGCATCGTGGGGCCGGCGGACGGAGCGAATCCCCGCGAGGTGCTGCTTTCGCCGGCTCAGATGGACGAGCTTTTTGGCCTTCCTCAGGGAACCACCGCCGCCTCTCAGGACTACGATGAAGACGAAGGATAG
- the rimO gene encoding ribosomal protein S12 methylthiotransferase RimO, whose translation MKTKDRGSARQARTLGLVHLGCPKNQVDSEEMLAVLAQDGWTLVGDPDDADVLVVNTCAFIDAAKEESMAAIRDAVRRKKRGRCRKVLVAGCLAQRYAGRLAEEMPEVDAIVGVGHTRELPEYLRATFRGERPVVSTPPPPEWQEIGARLMTTPPWTTYLRIGEGCDHTCSFCAIPSFRGGWRSRPAEKLLDEVRMLVDLGLKEVVLVGQDTTLYGRETRGEWSLARLVRELGKIEGLRWQRIMYAHPGRVDRSIVELFGEVPNLAAYIDLPFQHGDDRMLKRMRRAGSTAQYLRLVDELRESCPHIAIRSTFLLGFPGETDEEFGNCLKFLEAVRPDHAGAFVYSHEEGTPAFEMDNDVPRQVAEERRAALMEMQRRISRERLRELEGREIDVLVEAQAGPERMTGRSERDAPEVDGLVELSGNGIRPGEIVRAKVVETGDHDLKAVATGCA comes from the coding sequence ATGAAGACGAAGGATAGAGGCTCCGCGCGGCAGGCCCGGACTCTGGGTCTGGTGCACCTGGGCTGCCCCAAGAATCAGGTGGACTCGGAGGAGATGCTGGCCGTCCTGGCACAGGACGGCTGGACGCTTGTGGGCGACCCGGACGATGCGGACGTGCTGGTGGTGAATACGTGCGCGTTCATTGACGCCGCGAAGGAGGAGTCGATGGCAGCCATCCGGGATGCCGTCCGCCGCAAGAAGCGGGGACGCTGCCGGAAGGTGCTGGTGGCCGGATGCCTGGCACAGCGGTATGCCGGCCGCCTGGCGGAAGAGATGCCTGAGGTGGACGCCATTGTGGGTGTGGGTCATACCCGGGAGCTGCCGGAGTATCTGCGCGCCACGTTTCGCGGCGAACGCCCGGTGGTCTCCACACCTCCCCCGCCGGAGTGGCAGGAGATCGGCGCCCGGCTGATGACCACTCCGCCATGGACAACATACCTGCGGATCGGGGAGGGATGCGACCATACATGTTCTTTTTGCGCCATCCCGTCCTTCCGTGGAGGCTGGCGGAGCCGTCCGGCGGAAAAGCTGCTGGACGAGGTCCGGATGCTGGTGGATCTGGGCCTGAAGGAAGTTGTGCTGGTCGGCCAGGACACCACTCTGTATGGCCGGGAAACGCGGGGGGAGTGGAGCCTGGCGCGCCTGGTGCGTGAGCTGGGAAAGATCGAGGGGCTCCGATGGCAGCGGATCATGTATGCCCATCCCGGGCGCGTGGACCGCTCCATCGTGGAGCTGTTTGGAGAAGTGCCGAATCTTGCGGCCTATATTGATCTTCCGTTCCAGCACGGAGACGACCGGATGTTGAAACGGATGCGCCGGGCCGGAAGCACAGCGCAGTATCTCCGGCTGGTGGACGAGCTGCGGGAAAGTTGCCCGCACATCGCCATTCGCAGCACGTTTCTGCTGGGATTCCCGGGCGAGACTGATGAGGAGTTCGGGAACTGTCTGAAATTCCTGGAGGCGGTGAGGCCCGATCATGCCGGGGCGTTCGTCTACTCGCACGAAGAGGGGACCCCGGCGTTTGAGATGGACAACGACGTGCCCCGGCAGGTGGCCGAGGAGCGCCGGGCCGCGCTGATGGAGATGCAGCGCCGCATCTCGCGCGAGAGGCTGCGGGAGCTGGAGGGCAGGGAGATCGACGTGCTGGTGGAAGCCCAGGCGGGACCGGAAAGGATGACGGGCCGCTCGGAGCGCGACGCTCCCGAGGTGGATGGTCTGGTGGAGCTTTCCGGAAATGGTATCCGGCCCGGCGAGATCGTGCGCGCGAAGGTCGTCGAAACGGGCGACCATGACCTGAAGGCCGTGGCGACAGGTTGCGCCTGA
- the gltX gene encoding glutamate--tRNA ligase, whose amino-acid sequence MSLLRTRFAPSPTGSMHIGNARTAAFAWLLARHHGGQFILRIEDTDRTRYVEGSVEEIQDGLKWLGLDWDEGPYFQSQRLEIYRELAEQLVREGKAYRCWCSPERLAQMREEQKAAGLPTGYDRRCRAGETRHTAEEPHVIRFAMPLDGVTEFHDHVRGTLSFENALIDDFVMLKADGFPTYQFANVVDDHLMGITHVVRSDEWLSSTPKHVQLYAAFGWEPPQFVHPALILGPDRSKLSKRHGAVSFREFTQMGYLPDALLNFLALLGWSPGDNREVMTRQELIEAFDIPGIVNHPAIFDRQKLDWLNRQHIRMLPDGDLARRVKPLLEEKGLGGLQDGYLESVVRVMKDRLTFLHDIVDLASYFFTDEFEYEEKGAKWLRDPGAAQFLEGIADALKDCEWSEAAIEARVREAGEKLGREGGSLIHPIRYACTGKTVGPSLFAALETLGRDRVVRRLRRAADVARVQ is encoded by the coding sequence GTGAGCTTGCTTCGCACCCGATTCGCGCCCAGCCCGACGGGCAGCATGCACATCGGGAACGCTCGCACCGCAGCCTTCGCCTGGCTGCTGGCGCGCCATCACGGTGGCCAGTTCATCCTTCGCATCGAAGACACGGACCGGACGCGCTACGTGGAAGGTTCCGTCGAAGAGATCCAGGACGGGCTGAAGTGGCTGGGGCTGGACTGGGACGAAGGGCCGTACTTCCAGTCGCAGCGTCTGGAGATCTATCGTGAGCTGGCGGAGCAGCTTGTCCGGGAGGGAAAGGCCTACCGGTGCTGGTGCTCGCCGGAGCGCCTGGCGCAGATGCGCGAGGAGCAGAAGGCAGCCGGGCTGCCCACTGGATACGACCGGCGGTGCCGGGCAGGCGAGACGCGACACACTGCTGAGGAACCACACGTCATCCGCTTCGCGATGCCGCTCGACGGAGTGACTGAGTTTCACGATCACGTCCGCGGGACGCTCTCGTTTGAGAACGCACTGATAGACGACTTCGTGATGCTGAAGGCGGACGGGTTTCCCACGTATCAGTTCGCGAACGTCGTGGACGACCACCTGATGGGCATCACTCACGTGGTGCGCAGCGACGAATGGCTCTCCAGCACTCCCAAGCATGTGCAGCTTTATGCCGCCTTCGGTTGGGAGCCGCCTCAGTTCGTCCATCCCGCCCTGATCCTGGGACCGGACCGCTCCAAGCTCTCCAAGCGGCACGGGGCGGTGTCGTTCCGGGAGTTCACGCAGATGGGCTATCTTCCAGATGCCCTGCTGAACTTTTTGGCCCTGCTGGGCTGGTCGCCTGGGGACAACCGCGAGGTCATGACGAGACAGGAGCTGATCGAGGCGTTCGACATTCCGGGCATCGTCAACCATCCCGCCATTTTCGACCGCCAGAAGCTGGACTGGTTGAACCGGCAGCATATTCGGATGCTGCCCGACGGAGATCTGGCCAGGAGGGTGAAGCCTCTGCTGGAGGAGAAGGGCCTCGGCGGACTGCAGGATGGGTATCTGGAGAGTGTCGTGCGGGTCATGAAGGACCGGTTGACCTTCCTTCACGACATTGTGGATCTGGCCTCCTACTTTTTCACGGACGAGTTCGAATACGAAGAGAAGGGCGCCAAGTGGCTGAGGGACCCGGGCGCGGCGCAGTTCCTGGAAGGGATTGCGGATGCTCTCAAGGATTGCGAATGGAGCGAGGCGGCCATTGAAGCCCGCGTGCGGGAGGCGGGGGAGAAGCTGGGACGGGAGGGTGGATCGCTGATCCACCCCATCCGCTACGCCTGCACGGGCAAGACGGTGGGCCCATCCCTGTTCGCCGCTCTCGAGACGCTGGGAAGGGACCGGGTGGTCAGAAGACTCCGGCGCGCGGCCGATGTCGCCCGTGTGCAATAA